Proteins encoded together in one Corallococcus soli window:
- a CDS encoding flavin monoamine oxidase family protein, which produces MDTSVDVVVVGGGLAGLTAARDIARTGATVAVLEARDRLGGRTLTRDVGGGTVDLGGQWVGPHQHHVLRLADGLGLKRFAQHHQGTKVLEVRGGLRTYRGKVPSLPLLSLLDLQRTVWRLDALAKKVPPEKPAAAPRAAEWDALTLEQWKQRHVPTWGARAALDIAARAVFAAEPSELSFLSFLSYVHANGGLMPLTEVEGGAQAERFVDGAQSLSRRLAQALPPERVVLSAPVRAVLQDGRGVTVTTTDGRTVRARYAVVATPPALAEHIDFGADLPAGRRRVHAELPMGSVIKVVATYARPFWREAGLSGEAVSDVGPVRLCFDDCGPQGHHPALVGFFLGDTARAWTGRPSADIQRTALEGFARFFGPQALTPIAVAELDWKAEAFSTGCYGGLPRPGTLTAVGDALRAPFGRVHWAGTETAIHGTGYLDGAVESGERAATEVATRLTAPGPP; this is translated from the coding sequence ATGGACACCAGCGTGGACGTGGTCGTCGTCGGCGGGGGACTCGCGGGCCTCACCGCGGCCCGGGACATCGCCCGCACGGGCGCCACCGTGGCCGTGCTGGAAGCACGCGACCGCCTGGGCGGCCGCACGCTCACCCGCGACGTGGGCGGCGGCACCGTGGACCTGGGGGGCCAGTGGGTGGGCCCCCACCAGCACCACGTGCTGCGGCTCGCGGATGGCCTGGGCCTCAAGCGCTTCGCCCAGCACCACCAGGGCACCAAGGTGCTGGAGGTGCGCGGCGGGCTGCGCACGTACCGGGGCAAGGTCCCGTCGCTGCCCCTGCTGTCGCTGCTGGATTTGCAGCGCACGGTGTGGCGGCTGGATGCGCTGGCGAAGAAGGTCCCCCCGGAGAAGCCCGCCGCCGCCCCGCGCGCCGCGGAGTGGGACGCGCTCACCCTGGAGCAATGGAAGCAGCGCCACGTGCCCACCTGGGGCGCGCGCGCCGCGCTGGACATCGCCGCCCGCGCGGTGTTCGCCGCCGAGCCGTCGGAGCTGTCCTTCCTGAGCTTCCTCTCCTATGTGCACGCCAACGGCGGCCTCATGCCGCTCACCGAAGTCGAGGGCGGCGCCCAGGCCGAGCGCTTCGTGGACGGCGCGCAATCCCTCTCACGCCGGCTGGCCCAGGCGCTGCCCCCGGAGCGCGTCGTCCTCTCCGCCCCCGTGCGCGCCGTCCTCCAGGACGGACGCGGCGTCACCGTCACCACCACCGACGGTCGCACCGTCCGCGCGCGCTACGCCGTGGTGGCCACGCCGCCCGCGCTCGCGGAGCACATCGACTTCGGCGCGGACCTCCCCGCCGGACGCCGCCGCGTGCACGCGGAGCTGCCCATGGGCAGCGTCATCAAGGTCGTAGCCACCTACGCCCGCCCCTTCTGGCGCGAAGCGGGCCTGTCCGGCGAGGCCGTCAGCGACGTGGGCCCGGTGCGGCTGTGCTTCGACGACTGCGGCCCCCAGGGCCACCACCCCGCCCTGGTGGGCTTCTTCCTGGGCGACACCGCGCGCGCCTGGACGGGCCGCCCCTCCGCGGACATCCAGCGGACCGCGCTGGAGGGCTTCGCGCGCTTCTTCGGCCCCCAGGCCCTGACGCCCATCGCCGTGGCGGAGCTGGACTGGAAGGCCGAAGCGTTCAGCACCGGCTGCTACGGGGGCCTGCCCCGCCCCGGCACCCTCACCGCCGTGGGCGACGCGCTGCGCGCCCCGTTCGGCCGCGTGCACTGGGCGGGCACCGAGACGGCCATCCACGGTACCGGCTACCTGGACGGGGCGGTGGAGTCCGGCGAGCGCGCCGCCACGGAGGTCGCCACCCGCCTGACCGCTCCGGGCCCTCCCTGA
- a CDS encoding DUF4442 domain-containing protein has translation MFALEMVEKVRQVSPGAANALTTLAVKNIVPLAAAMGYRVEEVTDARVKATVPLNRKTKNHVGSVYLGAQVTVMELTMGVMLFRRFPPSQYKMLVNRMEVSFHAKAKTAVSAVCEPSEELLSGLASSLREKGDKAEAWIPVQLLGTDGQRVAEARFLAVFKRG, from the coding sequence ATGTTCGCGTTGGAGATGGTGGAGAAGGTGCGGCAGGTGTCGCCGGGCGCGGCGAACGCGCTGACGACGTTGGCGGTGAAGAACATCGTCCCGCTGGCAGCGGCCATGGGCTACCGGGTGGAGGAGGTGACGGACGCGCGCGTGAAGGCGACCGTGCCGCTCAACCGCAAGACGAAGAACCACGTGGGCAGCGTGTACCTGGGCGCCCAGGTGACGGTGATGGAGCTGACGATGGGCGTGATGCTCTTCCGCCGCTTTCCGCCCAGCCAGTACAAGATGCTCGTCAACCGCATGGAGGTGTCCTTCCACGCCAAGGCGAAGACCGCGGTGAGCGCGGTGTGCGAGCCCTCCGAGGAGCTGCTGTCAGGCCTCGCGTCGTCGCTGCGGGAGAAGGGCGACAAGGCGGAGGCGTGGATCCCCGTGCAGCTGCTGGGCACCGACGGACAGCGCGTCGCGGAGGCGCGCTTCCTGGCGGTGTTCAAGCGCGGCTAA
- the dps gene encoding DNA starvation/stationary phase protection protein Dps yields MYSTSHVNLPQNAREELIDMLNTLLANAIDLHWQVKQAHWNIRGTHFYSRHLLFDEVAKHARKQADAYAERAGALGGYAQGTIRLASNNSQLPEYDLQAVDGESHIRALVERVGRYAASLRDGITKSDEVNDPVTADILTQTLGETEEDLWFLESHLNGDARVGATVPPRGGGNRRGRAAEDISQAAT; encoded by the coding sequence ATGTACTCCACCAGCCACGTGAACCTGCCCCAGAACGCGCGCGAAGAGCTCATCGATATGCTCAACACGCTGCTCGCCAACGCCATCGACCTGCACTGGCAGGTCAAGCAGGCGCACTGGAACATCCGCGGCACCCACTTCTACAGCCGGCACCTGCTCTTCGACGAGGTGGCCAAGCACGCCCGAAAGCAGGCGGACGCCTACGCCGAACGCGCGGGCGCGCTGGGCGGCTACGCCCAGGGCACCATCCGTCTGGCCAGCAACAACAGCCAGCTGCCCGAGTACGACCTCCAGGCCGTGGACGGCGAGTCCCACATCCGCGCGCTGGTGGAGCGCGTGGGCCGCTACGCCGCCAGCCTCCGCGACGGCATCACCAAGTCGGACGAGGTGAATGACCCCGTCACGGCGGACATCCTCACCCAGACCCTGGGCGAGACCGAGGAGGACCTCTGGTTCCTGGAGAGCCACCTCAACGGCGATGCCCGCGTGGGCGCCACCGTTCCGCCCCGGGGCGGCGGCAACCGCCGGGGCCGCGCCGCCGAGGACATCAGCCAGGCCGCGACCTGA